From the Comamonas odontotermitis genome, one window contains:
- the secB gene encoding protein-export chaperone SecB: MADQENPVFQIQRVYLKDASLEQPNSPGILLEQTQPSVDIQLGVEATPVAEGIFEVAVTATVQTKIEDKTVFLVEAKQAGIFEIRGIPEEQMGAVIGVACPQIVYPYLRGNVADIVTRAGFPPVHLAEINFQAMYEQQQAQAAGAGDATVQ; the protein is encoded by the coding sequence ATGGCGGATCAAGAAAATCCAGTGTTCCAGATTCAACGCGTGTACCTGAAGGACGCATCGCTGGAGCAACCCAATTCTCCAGGCATCCTGCTGGAACAAACCCAGCCAAGCGTGGACATCCAGCTGGGCGTGGAGGCCACTCCTGTGGCTGAAGGCATCTTCGAAGTGGCCGTGACTGCCACCGTGCAGACCAAGATCGAAGACAAGACCGTGTTCCTGGTGGAAGCCAAGCAAGCCGGTATCTTTGAAATCCGTGGCATCCCCGAAGAGCAGATGGGCGCCGTGATCGGCGTGGCCTGCCCACAAATCGTCTACCCCTACCTGCGTGGCAATGTGGCAGACATCGTGACCCGCGCTGGCTTCCCGCCCGTGCACCTGGCAGAAATCAACTTCCAGGCCATGTACGAGCAGCAGCAGGCCCAGGCCGCTGGCGCTGGCGACGCAACCGTTCAGTAA
- the coaD gene encoding pantetheine-phosphate adenylyltransferase — MTLAIYPGTFDPMTLGHEDVVRRAYQLFGNVIVAVAEGHHKKTMFSLKERLEMAREAVKHYPSVQVASYSGLLRDFVVANGGNAIVRGLRAVTDFDYEFQLAGMNRSLMPDVEAVFLTPSTRYQFISSTFVREIAMLSGEVDKFVSPYVAEQLLRKVAQRKAEEQEPR; from the coding sequence ATGACCCTGGCCATCTACCCCGGCACTTTTGATCCCATGACCCTGGGCCACGAAGATGTGGTGCGCCGCGCCTACCAGTTGTTTGGCAACGTGATCGTGGCGGTGGCCGAAGGCCACCACAAGAAAACCATGTTCTCCCTCAAGGAGCGGTTGGAGATGGCGCGCGAGGCGGTCAAGCACTATCCCAGCGTGCAGGTAGCCAGTTATTCGGGCCTGCTGCGCGACTTTGTGGTGGCCAACGGCGGCAATGCCATCGTGCGCGGCCTGCGCGCCGTGACGGACTTCGACTACGAGTTCCAGCTGGCAGGCATGAACCGCTCGCTGATGCCCGATGTGGAGGCGGTGTTTCTGACGCCAAGCACGCGCTACCAGTTCATCAGCAGCACCTTTGTGCGGGAGATTGCGATGCTCAGCGGTGAAGTGGATAAATTCGTCTCGCCTTATGTGGCCGAGCAACTGCTGCGCAAGGTGGCGCAGCGCAAGGCAGAAGAGCAGGAGCCGCGCTGA
- a CDS encoding response regulator produces the protein MIKVGIVDDHAIVRSGLKQFLAEHVDLRVVGEAANGREAIDLVRNEEIDVLIMDLSMPGQSGIDALAMLRAKAPDMGILILSGYPEEHYAINLIRQGASGYLNKECDPAEIVEALRTISLGKRYLTPTVADLLAQQLHRKDDVPPHEQLSEREFQVFLKLARGETAGNIADQLSLSVKTVSTYRTRLMEKMGLSSNSDLTYYALKNGLID, from the coding sequence ATGATCAAAGTTGGAATCGTGGACGACCACGCCATTGTCCGTTCAGGCCTGAAGCAGTTTCTGGCTGAGCATGTGGACCTGCGTGTGGTGGGCGAGGCCGCCAATGGCCGTGAAGCCATTGACCTGGTCCGCAATGAAGAAATCGACGTGCTGATCATGGACCTGTCGATGCCCGGGCAAAGCGGTATTGATGCCCTGGCCATGCTGCGTGCCAAGGCGCCAGACATGGGCATCCTGATCCTGAGCGGTTATCCGGAAGAGCACTATGCGATCAATCTGATCCGGCAGGGCGCAAGCGGCTATCTGAACAAGGAATGCGATCCCGCCGAGATCGTCGAAGCCCTGCGCACCATCTCTCTGGGCAAGCGCTATCTGACCCCCACGGTGGCGGATCTGCTGGCGCAGCAACTGCACCGCAAGGACGATGTGCCGCCGCATGAACAATTGTCGGAGCGCGAGTTCCAGGTGTTCCTGAAGCTGGCGCGGGGCGAGACGGCAGGCAATATTGCCGATCAGCTCTCGCTGAGTGTCAAGACCGTGAGCACCTACCGCACGCGCCTGATGGAAAAGATGGGCTTGTCGTCCAACAGCGACCTGACCTATTACGCGCTCAAGAATGGCCTGATCGACTGA
- a CDS encoding S41 family peptidase, with the protein MGQKLKIAGWVSLGVVAGALTTVSLQTVARGVMSPMPLEEIQQLSAVFGLIKTDYVEPADDKKLITDAISGMVSGLDPHSQYFDKKSFKEFQEGTSGKFVGVGIEITQEDGLIRIVSPIEGSPADKAGIKTNDLITKIDDTAVKGLSLNEAVKKMRGEPNTKVTLTILRKDESRSFPVTITRAEIKTQSVKAKMVEPGYGWVRVSQFQERTVDDFVRKVDELFKQDPNMKGLVLDLRNDPGGLLDAAVAISAAFLPPDVTVVSTNGQLAESKATFRASPEFYARRGSDPIKSLPPAIKKIPLVVLVNEGSASASEIVSGALQDHKRAAIMGAQTFGKGSVQTVRPLGPDTGIKLTTARYYTPSGKSIQAKGIVPDIMVDETAEGDLFAALRTREADLDKHLASGQGPETKDAAREKAREEALKRLDEESKKPASERRPPEFGSDKDFQLQQALHKLKGEPVQVSKTKTERPEEKKDGDKSESDKPDAKKEDGKPKE; encoded by the coding sequence ATGGGCCAAAAATTGAAGATTGCCGGCTGGGTTTCACTGGGCGTGGTCGCCGGCGCGCTCACAACCGTCTCGTTGCAGACCGTGGCGCGGGGCGTGATGTCCCCGATGCCGCTGGAGGAAATCCAGCAGCTGTCTGCCGTGTTTGGCCTCATCAAGACCGATTACGTCGAGCCGGCTGACGACAAAAAGCTGATCACCGATGCCATCTCCGGCATGGTTTCTGGCCTCGATCCGCATTCCCAGTACTTCGACAAGAAGTCGTTCAAGGAATTCCAGGAAGGCACGAGCGGCAAATTCGTCGGCGTGGGCATCGAGATCACCCAGGAAGACGGGTTGATCCGCATCGTCTCGCCAATCGAAGGCTCGCCTGCCGACAAGGCCGGCATCAAGACCAACGACCTGATCACCAAGATTGACGACACCGCCGTCAAGGGCCTGTCGTTGAATGAAGCCGTCAAGAAGATGCGCGGCGAACCGAACACCAAGGTGACCTTGACCATCCTGCGCAAGGATGAAAGCCGCAGCTTCCCCGTCACCATCACCCGTGCCGAAATCAAGACCCAGTCCGTGAAGGCCAAGATGGTCGAGCCGGGTTATGGCTGGGTGCGCGTGTCGCAGTTCCAGGAACGCACGGTGGACGACTTCGTGCGCAAGGTGGACGAGCTGTTCAAGCAGGACCCGAACATGAAGGGCCTGGTTCTGGATCTGCGCAACGACCCGGGCGGCCTGCTCGATGCAGCGGTGGCCATTTCGGCTGCCTTCCTGCCGCCCGATGTCACGGTGGTCTCGACCAACGGCCAACTGGCCGAAAGCAAGGCCACCTTCCGCGCATCGCCCGAGTTCTATGCCCGCCGTGGCAGTGATCCGATCAAGTCGCTGCCGCCCGCCATCAAGAAGATTCCGCTGGTGGTACTGGTCAACGAAGGCTCTGCCTCTGCGTCCGAGATCGTCTCCGGCGCGCTGCAGGACCACAAGCGTGCCGCCATCATGGGTGCGCAGACCTTTGGCAAGGGTTCGGTGCAGACCGTGCGTCCGCTCGGCCCCGATACCGGCATCAAGCTGACCACGGCGCGCTACTACACGCCAAGCGGCAAGTCCATCCAGGCCAAGGGCATCGTGCCCGACATCATGGTGGACGAAACCGCAGAAGGCGACCTGTTTGCAGCACTGCGCACACGCGAAGCCGATCTGGACAAGCATCTGGCCAGTGGCCAGGGCCCCGAGACAAAGGATGCGGCCCGTGAAAAGGCGCGCGAGGAAGCCTTGAAGCGCCTGGACGAAGAAAGCAAGAAGCCCGCATCCGAGCGCCGCCCACCGGAGTTTGGCTCGGACAAGGACTTCCAGCTGCAGCAGGCCCTGCACAAGCTGAAGGGCGAACCCGTGCAGGTGAGCAAGACCAAGACCGAGCGCCCCGAAGAGAAGAAGGACGGCGACAAGAGCGAATCGGACAAGCCCGACGCCAAGAAGGAAGACGGCAAGCCCAAGGAGTAA
- a CDS encoding DUF1328 domain-containing protein, whose translation MLHYAVVFLVIALIAAVFGFGGIAAGAVGIAKILFFVFIVLAVISFLAGLLKK comes from the coding sequence ATGCTGCATTACGCTGTTGTATTTCTGGTGATTGCACTGATTGCTGCCGTGTTCGGCTTTGGTGGCATCGCCGCTGGTGCCGTGGGTATCGCGAAGATCCTGTTCTTCGTCTTCATCGTATTGGCCGTGATTTCGTTCCTGGCAGGCTTGTTAAAGAAGTAA
- a CDS encoding zinc-binding metallopeptidase family protein, which translates to MRMFHCDQCGHLVFFESEQCVHCGAVLAYLPDSNTVAALQVDSAADATTGPYQRYRNLAAPATAQPGVPEKTQHYRMCANRLQYQACNFAIPAEDPHALCSACRQTLVLPDLSVDGNTLRWRKLEAAKRQLYYTLARLGLHPQEPGWSPHYQFLADVPGSPVITGHASGLITINIAEADDDERVRRRVALHEPYRTLLGHLRHESGHFFWDKLVRDGGELESFRQLFGDERQDYHQALQNYYANPPSYAQWSPHFASAYASAHPWEDWAESWAHYLHLVDLLETAASYSTQLCVPETAAPPAVQVEDPFSQPPPSFETMVAQWVPVTLLLNSLNRSLGQLDAYPFALSGGALLKLRYVHELVRRPHPLHASGAGVLSPISPPLQAP; encoded by the coding sequence ATGCGCATGTTTCATTGCGACCAATGCGGTCACCTTGTTTTTTTTGAAAGCGAGCAATGCGTGCATTGCGGCGCAGTACTGGCCTATCTGCCCGACAGCAATACCGTCGCAGCCTTGCAGGTGGATTCAGCAGCAGATGCCACGACCGGCCCTTACCAGCGCTATCGCAACCTGGCCGCCCCAGCCACGGCCCAGCCTGGAGTGCCCGAGAAGACCCAGCACTACCGCATGTGCGCCAACCGTCTGCAGTACCAGGCCTGCAACTTCGCGATTCCGGCCGAAGATCCGCACGCCCTGTGCAGTGCCTGCCGGCAGACGCTGGTGCTGCCCGATCTGTCGGTGGATGGCAATACCCTGCGCTGGCGCAAACTGGAAGCTGCCAAGCGCCAGTTGTACTACACGCTGGCACGGCTGGGCCTGCATCCGCAGGAGCCTGGCTGGTCGCCGCATTACCAGTTTCTGGCCGATGTGCCTGGGTCGCCCGTCATCACCGGCCATGCCAGTGGCTTGATCACGATCAATATCGCTGAAGCGGATGATGACGAACGTGTGCGCCGCAGGGTGGCCTTGCACGAACCCTACCGCACCCTGCTCGGTCACCTGCGGCATGAATCCGGGCACTTCTTCTGGGACAAGCTGGTGCGCGATGGGGGCGAGCTGGAGAGCTTTCGCCAGTTGTTTGGCGACGAACGGCAGGACTACCATCAAGCGCTGCAAAACTACTACGCCAACCCACCCAGCTATGCGCAGTGGAGCCCGCATTTCGCCAGCGCCTATGCCAGCGCCCACCCGTGGGAAGATTGGGCAGAATCCTGGGCGCACTATCTGCATCTGGTTGATCTGCTGGAGACCGCAGCCAGCTACAGCACGCAGCTGTGCGTGCCTGAAACCGCTGCCCCTCCTGCCGTACAGGTGGAAGACCCGTTTTCGCAACCCCCGCCCTCGTTTGAAACCATGGTGGCCCAGTGGGTGCCGGTGACCCTGCTGCTCAACAGCCTCAACCGCAGCCTGGGCCAGCTTGATGCATACCCTTTCGCCCTCTCCGGAGGGGCGCTGCTCAAGCTACGCTACGTACATGAACTGGTGCGCCGCCCGCACCCGCTCCACGCCTCAGGAGCAGGCGTGCTGTCACCCATCTCCCCTCCGCTGCAGGCGCCATGA
- a CDS encoding CHASE3 domain-containing protein, with translation MRWSHLRKWAISLPAAFLAALVLIGINEVGYYRSNDSLQNLSITFQTRTTLDKLMQQMADAETSVRGYLLTGEERYLDTYQQASTNVDNAVDELRAIYSLFPEDLQISSLLGREVAKRINEMDLSVQLRKGGFDSAWRHLINSPDGKASMDRVRSLGAELVTHSNERRAHNEAEIVRSLALSRIGIAVVSVIGLIAFYLYLRQSNRLTDLMLREQKLLQDERDQLEKQVRQRTASLTELATHLQQVREDERAHLARELHDELGALLTAAKLDVARLKSKIDMSMPDVQERIQHLIETLNSGIALKRRIIENLRPSSLSNLGLTPSLEILGKEFSDSSNIAVDLDLETVHVPETTQLTIYRLVQESLTNIGKYAKATQVQVHLQNHPSHIAIQVQDNGVGFDPLSVNPSSHGLAGMRHRVEALGGRLNIRSAPQRGTLVEAVLPQPGGHREKTNQISVS, from the coding sequence ATGCGTTGGTCGCACTTGCGCAAATGGGCCATCAGCCTGCCTGCGGCCTTCCTGGCCGCGCTGGTTCTGATCGGCATTAACGAAGTCGGCTACTACCGCTCCAACGACTCGCTGCAGAACCTCAGCATCACCTTCCAGACTCGTACCACGCTGGACAAGCTGATGCAGCAGATGGCCGATGCCGAAACCAGTGTGCGCGGCTATCTGCTGACCGGCGAAGAGCGCTACCTCGACACCTACCAGCAGGCGTCCACCAATGTGGACAACGCCGTCGACGAACTGCGCGCCATTTACAGCCTGTTTCCAGAAGACCTGCAGATCTCGTCGCTGCTGGGCCGAGAAGTGGCCAAGCGCATCAACGAAATGGATCTGAGCGTGCAATTGCGCAAGGGAGGCTTTGACAGCGCCTGGCGCCACCTCATCAACAGCCCCGATGGCAAGGCGTCGATGGACAGGGTGCGCAGCCTGGGGGCTGAACTGGTGACCCACAGCAATGAACGACGTGCCCACAATGAAGCGGAGATCGTCCGGTCTCTGGCGCTGTCGCGCATCGGCATTGCCGTGGTCAGCGTCATTGGCCTGATTGCGTTCTACCTGTATCTGCGCCAATCCAACCGCCTGACCGACCTGATGCTGCGCGAGCAGAAGCTGTTGCAGGACGAGCGCGATCAACTGGAAAAACAGGTGCGTCAGCGCACCGCCTCGCTGACCGAACTGGCCACGCACCTGCAGCAGGTGCGTGAGGACGAGCGCGCCCACCTGGCGCGTGAGCTGCACGACGAACTCGGGGCCCTGCTCACCGCAGCCAAGCTCGATGTCGCGCGGCTCAAGTCCAAGATCGACATGTCGATGCCGGATGTGCAGGAACGCATCCAGCATCTGATCGAGACGCTCAACAGCGGCATCGCCCTCAAGCGCCGCATCATCGAAAACCTGCGCCCCTCCTCACTCTCGAACCTGGGCCTGACGCCTTCTCTGGAGATTCTGGGCAAGGAGTTCTCGGACAGTTCCAACATCGCCGTGGATCTGGATCTGGAGACCGTCCATGTTCCGGAGACCACGCAGCTGACCATCTACCGCCTGGTGCAGGAATCGCTCACCAATATCGGCAAATACGCCAAGGCCACGCAGGTGCAGGTACATCTGCAGAACCACCCCTCTCACATTGCCATTCAGGTGCAGGACAACGGCGTGGGTTTTGATCCTCTGTCCGTCAATCCGTCATCGCACGGTCTGGCGGGCATGCGGCACCGGGTCGAGGCGCTGGGCGGCAGGCTCAACATCCGATCAGCCCCGCAGCGAGGGACTTTGGTGGAAGCCGTGCTGCCGCAGCCAGGCGGCCACCGGGAAAAAACCAACCAGATCAGCGTGTCATAG
- a CDS encoding HesA/MoeB/ThiF family protein, translating into MNDDQLLRYSRHIMLDDIGIEGQERFLAAHAVIVGAGGLGSPAALYLASAGVGTITLIDDDSVDLTNLQRQIAHTTARIGQPKVSSCAVALAEINPGITVHTVAERVDAQTLGHHIGNATVVLDCTDNYRTRQAINQACVAHGKPLVSGAAIRFDGQISVFDRRHAHAACYACIFSPDEQFEEISCSTMGVFSPLVGIIGTMQAAEALKLIADIGTTLDGRLMMLDARHMEWNTMHVRANPQCPVCKAQHTDAG; encoded by the coding sequence ATGAACGACGACCAACTGCTGCGCTATTCCCGCCACATCATGCTGGATGACATCGGCATCGAAGGGCAGGAGAGATTTCTGGCCGCCCACGCCGTGATCGTGGGTGCGGGCGGCCTGGGAAGCCCCGCAGCGCTCTACCTGGCATCCGCTGGCGTGGGCACCATCACCCTGATCGACGACGACAGCGTGGACCTGACCAACCTGCAGCGCCAGATCGCCCACACCACCGCACGCATCGGCCAGCCCAAGGTCTCGTCATGCGCTGTGGCCCTGGCGGAAATCAATCCTGGCATCACCGTGCATACGGTGGCCGAGCGCGTGGATGCGCAGACGCTGGGACACCATATCGGCAACGCCACCGTCGTGCTGGACTGCACGGACAACTACCGTACGCGCCAGGCCATCAACCAGGCCTGCGTGGCGCATGGCAAGCCCCTGGTGAGCGGCGCCGCCATCCGTTTTGACGGCCAGATCAGCGTATTTGACCGCCGCCATGCCCACGCGGCCTGCTATGCGTGCATCTTCTCGCCCGATGAGCAGTTCGAGGAAATCAGCTGCTCCACCATGGGCGTGTTCTCGCCGCTGGTGGGCATCATCGGCACAATGCAGGCTGCCGAAGCGCTCAAGCTGATTGCGGACATAGGCACCACACTCGACGGCCGGCTGATGATGCTGGACGCTCGGCACATGGAATGGAACACCATGCATGTCCGCGCCAACCCGCAATGCCCCGTATGCAAGGCACAGCATACGGATGCAGGGTAA
- a CDS encoding rhodanese-like domain-containing protein, giving the protein MNFILDNWYLIVLALGSGALLAMPAMKSVGGGTLAPSNAVQLINREKAVVVDVSEPDEYAAGHVTGSKNIPFAQLDERLPATVKNKALPLILVCAQGKRAQGAVAAATKLGYTNVQALAGGMKAWRAADLPVEKA; this is encoded by the coding sequence GTGAACTTTATTCTCGACAACTGGTATCTGATCGTGCTGGCGCTGGGTTCTGGGGCGTTGCTGGCGATGCCTGCCATGAAAAGCGTGGGCGGCGGAACGCTGGCGCCCAGCAATGCAGTGCAACTGATCAACCGTGAAAAAGCCGTGGTGGTAGATGTCTCCGAGCCCGATGAGTACGCGGCGGGCCATGTGACCGGCTCCAAGAACATTCCGTTCGCGCAACTGGATGAGCGCCTGCCCGCCACCGTCAAGAACAAGGCTCTGCCATTGATTCTGGTGTGCGCACAGGGCAAGCGCGCGCAAGGTGCCGTGGCCGCCGCAACCAAGCTGGGTTACACCAATGTGCAGGCCCTGGCCGGTGGCATGAAGGCCTGGCGCGCTGCGGACCTGCCCGTGGAAAAGGCCTGA
- a CDS encoding response regulator transcription factor produces the protein MPRRLRTYLVEDNKTIRENLIATLEDLADVETVGHASTESAATSWLQDNTADWDLAIVDIFLQEGSGLGVLEKLRKREPAKHLVVLSNYATPNMRERCTQLGANRVFDKSQDIDALIDYCMERSSNIR, from the coding sequence ATGCCACGCCGATTGAGAACCTATTTAGTAGAAGACAACAAGACGATCCGCGAAAACCTGATCGCCACCCTGGAAGATCTGGCGGATGTGGAAACGGTAGGCCATGCCAGTACCGAGTCCGCTGCTACATCCTGGCTGCAGGACAATACTGCCGATTGGGACCTGGCCATCGTCGACATCTTCCTGCAGGAAGGCAGTGGCCTGGGCGTGCTGGAGAAGTTGCGCAAGCGCGAGCCAGCAAAACACCTGGTGGTTCTGAGCAACTACGCGACACCCAATATGCGCGAGCGCTGCACGCAGTTGGGTGCCAACCGTGTGTTCGACAAATCACAGGACATTGATGCGCTGATCGATTACTGCATGGAGCGCTCGTCCAACATCCGCTGA
- the grxC gene encoding glutaredoxin 3 produces the protein MQAVKMYTTAVCPYCIRAKQVLKSKGVENIEEIRIDTDPAQREVMMQVTGRRTVPQIFIGDTHVGGCDDLIALDQRGGLMPLLGA, from the coding sequence ATGCAAGCCGTCAAGATGTATACCACCGCCGTCTGCCCCTATTGCATTCGTGCCAAGCAGGTGCTCAAGTCCAAGGGCGTGGAGAACATTGAAGAAATCCGCATCGACACCGATCCCGCGCAGCGCGAGGTGATGATGCAGGTCACGGGCCGTCGCACAGTGCCGCAGATCTTCATTGGCGACACCCATGTGGGCGGATGTGATGACCTGATTGCGCTGGACCAGCGGGGCGGGCTGATGCCGCTGCTGGGCGCCTGA
- a CDS encoding BON domain-containing protein: MNLSRAIAIAALAGATVVMATGCSVARKQETVGEYIDGSAVTTAVKAKLANDAGTSASSINVKTIDGGIVQLSGFAKSQAEKDRAGELARSVKGVTEVRNSLIVKQ; this comes from the coding sequence ATGAATCTGTCCCGTGCTATCGCTATCGCCGCTCTGGCTGGTGCAACCGTGGTCATGGCTACTGGCTGCTCCGTAGCCCGCAAGCAGGAAACCGTGGGTGAGTACATCGACGGATCGGCCGTAACCACCGCCGTGAAGGCCAAGCTGGCCAATGATGCAGGCACCTCGGCCTCCAGCATCAACGTCAAGACCATCGACGGCGGCATCGTGCAACTGTCCGGCTTTGCCAAGTCGCAAGCTGAAAAGGATCGCGCAGGCGAACTGGCCCGCTCCGTCAAGGGCGTGACCGAAGTGCGCAACAGCCTGATCGTCAAGCAATAA
- a CDS encoding alpha/beta fold hydrolase: MNQPSLVLVPGLGCDERLWLPVAAHLPRGIQVTISLPHMDPAERSIEAMAARLLAGNPGQLVLCGASMGGIIAMEALRQAPDRIAGLVLCGTNARPESAEMRALRESAIEMFEAGDFEDLIRANVAMAFHADSAADPALVRAYLDMVLGAGGAQLARQNRAITERPDARLHLPQCACPVLLLCGDSDQLTPPECAQEIADLVPHAQLQWVGRCGHMLTMEHPQAVGASITQWLAQHYGVGKTQ; encoded by the coding sequence ATGAACCAACCCAGCCTCGTTCTGGTTCCGGGCCTGGGCTGCGATGAGCGGCTGTGGCTGCCGGTAGCGGCACATCTGCCGCGTGGCATACAGGTCACCATCAGCTTGCCCCATATGGACCCGGCGGAGCGCAGCATCGAAGCCATGGCCGCCCGCCTGCTGGCAGGCAATCCGGGGCAGCTGGTGCTGTGTGGTGCGTCAATGGGCGGCATCATTGCCATGGAAGCATTGCGGCAAGCGCCAGACCGCATTGCAGGACTGGTGCTGTGCGGCACCAATGCCCGGCCCGAAAGCGCCGAAATGCGTGCGCTGCGCGAAAGCGCCATCGAAATGTTCGAGGCTGGAGATTTTGAAGACCTCATTCGCGCCAACGTTGCCATGGCATTCCATGCCGACAGCGCAGCCGATCCAGCCCTGGTACGCGCCTATCTGGACATGGTGCTTGGCGCAGGCGGTGCGCAGTTGGCCCGCCAGAACCGCGCCATCACCGAGCGCCCCGATGCACGCCTGCATCTGCCCCAATGCGCCTGCCCCGTGCTGCTATTGTGTGGCGACAGCGACCAGTTGACGCCCCCCGAATGCGCGCAGGAAATTGCCGACCTGGTGCCGCACGCCCAGCTGCAGTGGGTCGGCCGCTGCGGCCACATGCTGACCATGGAGCATCCGCAGGCCGTGGGCGCCAGCATCACGCAGTGGCTCGCACAGCACTACGGGGTGGGAAAAACGCAATAG
- the gpmA gene encoding 2,3-diphosphoglycerate-dependent phosphoglycerate mutase, translated as MYKLVLIRHGESTWNLENRFTGWTDVDLTDTGVAQAKQAGQLLKADGYDFDICYTSVLKRAIRTLWHTLDEMDRTWLPVQKCWQLNERHYGALQGLNKAETAKKFGDEQVLVWRRSYDTPPPALEAGDPRSEKSDRRYAGAESHVPLTECLKDTVERVVPFWNETIAPTIKSGQRVVIAAHGNSIRALIKYLDGVSDNDIVGLNIPNGIPLVYELDENLQPIRHYYLGDAEAAAKAAAAVASQGKA; from the coding sequence ATGTACAAGCTCGTACTGATCCGCCACGGCGAATCGACCTGGAACCTGGAAAACCGCTTTACCGGCTGGACCGATGTGGACCTGACCGACACCGGCGTTGCCCAGGCCAAGCAAGCTGGCCAGCTGCTGAAGGCCGACGGCTATGACTTCGACATCTGCTATACCAGCGTGCTCAAGCGCGCCATCCGCACCCTGTGGCACACCCTGGACGAAATGGATCGCACCTGGCTGCCCGTGCAGAAATGCTGGCAGCTCAACGAACGCCACTATGGCGCCCTGCAAGGCCTGAACAAGGCCGAAACGGCCAAGAAGTTTGGCGACGAGCAGGTACTGGTCTGGCGCCGCAGCTACGACACCCCACCACCCGCGCTGGAAGCTGGTGACCCGCGCAGCGAAAAGAGCGACCGCCGCTATGCCGGCGCCGAAAGCCATGTGCCGCTGACCGAATGCCTCAAGGACACGGTCGAGCGCGTGGTGCCGTTCTGGAACGAGACGATTGCCCCCACCATCAAGAGCGGCCAGCGCGTGGTGATCGCCGCGCACGGCAACTCGATCCGTGCGCTGATCAAGTACCTCGACGGCGTCTCCGACAACGACATCGTGGGCCTGAACATTCCCAATGGTATTCCACTGGTGTACGAGCTGGATGAGAACCTCCAGCCCATCCGCCACTATTACCTGGGCGATGCCGAAGCCGCTGCCAAGGCCGCTGCTGCCGTGGCATCGCAGGGCAAGGCATAA